The sequence below is a genomic window from Nitrososphaerota archaeon.
CTCTGCATATCCACTTATTATGTAAAAATGGAGATAAAGCCTTATATCTGGAGATAATGACTGGAAATGGTGTAAATGGCAGTAGAAATAGAGGTCAAGAAGGTCGATTCACAAGGCAGGTTGATTCTTCCCTCTGATTGGAGGGCGGACGAGCTTAAACAGGCAAACGAAGTCTATGTTATCAAGCGAAAAGGTTACCTTAAGATCGTCCCAAAGCAGAGGGTAGACCTCAGCAAGTTCTTTGACAAAGCTGATCTTGAGATTGACGCAATTAGTGATTGGCAGAGTTTCGAAAAAACCCGTGCAGAAAATAGGACATGAAGTTCCTCGATTCAAACGTATTCATATATGCATTCTACAAGCCCAAAAGGCAGCTAAATACATCAGAGAAGGCCATGAAAGATTCGTCAAAGAAAATAATATCCAACATACAGAATGGTAAAGAATCCGTGGTGACGACTGTTGTCCACCTTTCTGAAATAATCAACATCCTAAAGCATAGTTTTTCGGTTAAAGAGCTTGCGGAAATTGCTGCAGGGTTACTGATGTTGGATAATGTAGAGGTTTTGGATGTTAGCAAGGAGGACTATTTCGTAGCAACAGAATTGGGGCAAGAATTTGGCATCGATCCTAATGACGCGCTTGCCGTTCAAGTTATTCAGACAAAAGGTTTGACAGAAATTTATTCGTTCGATAAGGCGTTCGAAAAAGTCGAAGGAATTGCTAGGCTACCGATTCTATAAATTGCGGCAGTTAATCTACCTAAAATTCTAATCCCTCCCGAAACATACCCAAGTTAGTTAGTTGACTAGGTTTTTTTTTAACTCCAGCAATATATTAGGGAGGGTACAGCGGAAGGGCCCCATGGCTAAACAGAATACTCTGTTGAGTCTGATTATGGCGGCCATACTATTAGCTTCAGCGCTAATGGTGGCACTAACACCTCAAGTACAAGCATTCGATCCTGGCGGCCCTCCAGCAGGAGGAGCAGCACCAAGCGTACCAACTGGCAACTGGGAATTTATTAACTATCAACCAACAGGCGGTAGTTTTAGTCCTCAAAATCAAATCAACAAAGATAATGTGCAGTATCTTGAAACAAAGTGGATATATCCATACACGACGGCTACCGCTACAACGCAGCTCGCTCCAGGAAACCGAGGCTCTGGAGCTCCTGTTGCTATAGTGGATGGAATAGCATATGTGGTACTGAACGAGAGAAGAATACTTGCCATAGATGCAGCCACAGGCAAATTATTGTGGAATAATACGTACGGGCATCAGTTCAAGGCTCAAGACGAAGTTACAAAATACCCATGGTTACAGCGACCACTATCTCACGTCCATGCAATAAACTATTATAGAGAGAGAGGCTGGCTGATTACAAGTTCCGTAGGTTCATGTAACCTCTATGCTGTAGATGCAAAGACAGGCAACACAGCTTGGACATTAACAACGGAACGGATATGCGGCACGAATGCCGAGTTTGGCGACCCCGCAAAGAAAATTGCGGGCTCTCTATCAAGCGGTTACTTCTCAAGTCTAGGCACGCATCCTCCTCAATTCTTCGGGAACATCATGTTCTACGCGGTGGGTAGTGCAAGTGGTGCTGGAGGAAGAGCTTTTGTGACAGCATTTGACATGAGCAATCCAGCAAACCCTAGGCAGCTGTATAGGGAATGGGTAATGCCGCCGGCTCAAGGAGACCCTAACTGGGCAATTAGCGAGTGCAACAAGGTGAATGGAAATGGTTGGTACTTCGAATATCCAAGATACTTGGAAAGCATAAACTATCCTGCAAGGGACAGAGAGCCGACATACCTAGCAACAAAGTGTACTGATGTTGCAGCAGACGTCGTCAGGAACGACTGGATAGATATGGTACCCAGTTCACCGACATTCGGTAAGATACATACAGCGAGTGCAATATCCCCAGTATGGGGTAACTATCCGATCGATCCTGAAACGGGGATTGCCTATATGGGCTGGGGTGACCAAGGACCCTATCCAAACCTTACTCATAGATATGGTCCGGGTCTGCATGGCAGCGGCTTCACAGCACATGATGTCAGAACGGGCAAGATGGTATGGTGGTTCAACGCAATTCCTCACGATCTATGGGACTATGATTGCTCATGGGGAGGCATACTTGGACAAGCTGCTGGGAAAAAGGCCCTCTTGAAGGGCTGCAAGAATGGCTTAGTGTATGTATTGGACACAGCCACCGGGAAGCCAATATGGATTTTTGACAATCCAACCAACTGGAGGACTCCTCCAAACTGGAACTATGGTGTTGATAAGTCTGGAAATCCTAGGAGTCCAGATGCATGTTGCAGGATGACAAAGGAGCATATGAGCAAGCCATGGATGCACTATCCGAGCACTGGCCCGATCATAGGGCCCGAAGCATGGACCTATCTTGAATCAGATTTTGCATATGACGGCACACGCACCTATGTAGTAACGCACAATGCTATGAGGGAGCTAATTGTCCAGAACTCCAGGGACTTTGGTAACCCAAGCCAGACGACAAGGGCTACTGTCCATCCGCGCAACTCAACTGTGACCGCCTACGATATGAACACTGGAAAGATGGCGTGGACGTACAGAATAGATGGCGCAGGATTCAGAGGAGGCATAATGATAACTGGAGGTATGGTAGTAGTCTATGCTGCGGATGGCAACCTGAAGTTCCTAGATGCTACGAGTGGTAAACTATTGCATGAGAAGTTCTTCGGTGTACCAGTCAACGTAATGCCTACAATAGGGGCTGACAAGAACGGCAAATACAAGATATTCATGCATGTAGGAGGAGGTGGAGGATTCCTGTTCGGTGCAGGTCCGGTTGATGGATCACTCTTAGCATTCGGGCTACCTGATGTATTACCACAGCCTCAAGTAATCACAAAAGAAGTGATCAAGGAAGTACCAAAGGAAGTAGTGAAAGAAGTCATAAAGGAAGTTCCCAAGGAAGTCATAAAGGAAGTACCTAAAGAAGTGATCAAAGAAGTTCCCAAGGAAGTCATAAAGGAAGTGATCAAAGA
It includes:
- a CDS encoding AbrB family transcriptional regulator, encoding MAVEIEVKKVDSQGRLILPSDWRADELKQANEVYVIKRKGYLKIVPKQRVDLSKFFDKADLEIDAISDWQSFEKTRAENRT
- a CDS encoding type II toxin-antitoxin system VapC family toxin encodes the protein MKFLDSNVFIYAFYKPKRQLNTSEKAMKDSSKKIISNIQNGKESVVTTVVHLSEIINILKHSFSVKELAEIAAGLLMLDNVEVLDVSKEDYFVATELGQEFGIDPNDALAVQVIQTKGLTEIYSFDKAFEKVEGIARLPIL